Genomic window (Deltaproteobacteria bacterium):
CGGCTCGTGATGCCATCGGGGGACGTCGCCGGGAGTATCATAGAGCAGGCGCGGGACACGGACCTGCTGCTGATGGGGGCTTCCCGCTACGCGGGGAAGCTCTCCTCCCTGTTCACCTCCGAGGTGGAGGAGCGGGTGATGGAGGGCGCCTGCGTCTCCATCCTTCTCCTCAAGCGGTACCAGCAGCAGAAATCTTCCCGGTTGTCCGGAATCCTGACCGGGCGATGAAGGAGGCGCCATGACAGGCCGTTCCATCGTGACTCCGTTCGAGAACCTCTGGAACCGGATCGGGGAGTTCCTCCCGAACTTCCTCGCCGCTCTCCTCCTGCTGGTCGTCGGGTTCGCCATCGCCCTGGGGGTCCGGTTCCTCGTTATCAAGCTACTGAACTCGATCGGCTGGGAGAAACTGGCGAAGAAGAGCCCGACCCTCCGAATCCTCGAGGTCGGGGACATCCGGTACCCCTTCTTCGAGCTGGTCGGAGCGATCGTCTTCTGGGTGGTCATCCTCCTGTTCACCGGCACGGCGGCCCACTCCCTGGGCCTCAGCTCCGTCGAACAGCTCATCGACCGCTTCGTCTCCTTCCTGCCGAACCTGTTCCTCGCCGTCGTCATCCTCGTTCTCGGCGCGTGGGTGGGGGGACTGGCCGGAAAATTCGCGCGCGCCTTCGCTGTGGCGGCCGGGATCCGGGAGGCGAACCTCCTCGGGAACGGGGTCCGGTACCTGGTGATCGTCATCGCGCTGGGAACCGCGCTGGAGCAACTCGACGTGGCGACGAGCTTCCTCTTCGGCGCGTTCCTGATCGTCCTCGGATCTCTCGGGCTGGCCTTCGGGCTGGGAGGACAGGAGAAAGCCCGGGAGATCATCAAGCGGATCTCCCGCGTGGAGGAAAAATAGTTTCGGGAGGAGACGATGATCGGGGACATTCTGCAGCGGGAGTTCTACCACAACCGGATCTCGGAGTACCTCATCTGCCTGGCGATCATCGTGGGGGGCATCCTCGCGGTGCGGGTCTTCGAGACCTTTGCCCTGCGGCGCCTCAAGGCATGGGCGGAAAAGACCTCGTCGACATGGGACGACTTCCTCGTGGACCGGATCCACCGGACCGCGATTCCGCTGGCCTGGCTCGGGATCGTCCAGGCCGCCCTTCGGGTCCTGACGCTCACGCCCCGGGTCGAGCGGATCATCGACATGGCCGGGATCGTCCTCCTGACGCTCCTTGTCATCGTCTTCACCGTCGCTCTCGTGCGGTACGGCTTCGAGGAATACATGCGGAAACAGGGGGAGAACGCCTCCCGGGACCGCGCGCTGAAGGGGGTCGTCAGCCTCGCGAAGGCCCTGGTCTGGATCACCGGCGTCCTCTTTCTGCTCGACAACCTCGGATTCAGGATCTCCACCGTGGTCGCGGGGCTCGGCATCGGCGGGATCGCGCTCGCCCTCGCGGCACAGGCCATCCTCGGGGACCTGTTCGGCTACTTCGTCATCCTGTTCGACCGCCCCTTCGAGATCGGCGACTTCGTCGTCGTCGGCGACCATATGGGCGTCATCGAACGCTTCGGGATCAAGACCACGCGGATCGCAAGCCTCGATGGAGAACAGATCGTCGTGTCCAACAAGGACCTCACCGACTCGAGGGTGCGCAACTTCAAGCGGATGGCGAAGCGGCGCGTGGCGTTCCGGCTCGGCGTGACGTACCAGACCCCGCTGGAGCGGCTCCGGGAGATCCCCGGGATCGTCGCGGACGTCTTCCGGGAGATCGAGGGGGCGACCCTGGACCGGGTCCACTTCTTCTCCTACGGGGACTTCAGCCTGATCTACGAGGTCGTCTACTACGTCGACGGGAACGACTACACGAGGTACATGGACGTGCAGCAGGCGGCCAACCTGCGGATCTACGAGGAGTTCGGGAAGCGCCGGATCGAGTTCGCCTACCCGACCCAGACCCTGTACCTGACCGGGACCTGAGGACCCGGTGCCGCATCCGGCTATCCGTTGCCGGCTTCGGGAGGCGGGGCGGCCTTCCGGTCCGCCAGCGTCCACTTGAGAAGCAGGGGTGTGACGAGGGTGGTCACGATCACCATGATGAAAACCGCAGAGTCAGGTGGGCGACCCGATCACGGAGCGGAATCGCCCGGGGATCCGGCCCTGACGTGGAGGATCGGGATTAATGCGGCCAGGGACGGCGCGAAGGCCTCCCGGACGCCGCGGAAGTCCGCCATCCGGTTCGGGGGGACGGCCCCGCCATGAGGGAGATTCACGGTCAACGGGTCCAGGAACGTGCCGTGCCGGCGGATGCGGAAATCCAGGTGGGGTCCGGTCGCCAGCCCCGTCGCGCCGACCTTCCCGATGACGTCCCCCTGCCGGACCATCGCTCCCCGCCGGATCCCCTTCACGATCCGGGAGAGGTGCCCGTAGGAGGTCGTGTACCCGTTCGGGTGCCGGACGATCACGAGGTTCCCGTTCGGACCCTTGTACCCGGCGAAGACCACGGTGCCGTCCCCCACGGTGGAAACCGGGGTGCCCGCGGGCGCCGCGTAGTCCACGCCGAAATGGGGCCTCGCGATCTTCAGGATCGGGTGCATCCTTCGCTTCGTGAACCCCGAGGAGATCCTCCGATAGCTCAACGGCGCCTTCAGGAACGCCTTCCTCATCGATTTCCCCTCGTCGTCGAAGTAGTCCGCCCGGCCCCCCGCCTCGAAGCGGTACGCCCGGTACCGGTGGCCGTCCACGGAGAGTTCCGCCGCGAGGATGTCGCCGTATTTCCGGAACGCGCCGTCGAGCCATCGTTCCTCCACCAGGATCCGGAACGTGTCCCCTTTCCGGAAATCCGTGTTGAAGTCGACGTCCCAGGAGAAGATGTCGGAGAGCTCGATCGCCAGCAGGGCCGATTCGCCGCCCCCGGGAAGGGCGGAGACGAGATTCGACCGGACGATGCCGACCAGCGTTCCGATCCGACGCTCGTATTCGATGGCCACCTTGTCGGCCCGGAAGCCTGGCTCCGAGCGGACGACCCGCAGGATCTCCTCGTCGTTGATGTGGTAGGCGAGGGAGAGGACGTTGTTGTCCGGGTCGAGGGTGATCGTGTACGGCCTTCCCGCGGAGATGTTCTTCAGCGGGTGGACGTTCGCGGACGCCTGCCGCATCCGGAACAGTTCGCCGATGTCCAGGTGGTGCTTTTCGAAGATCGCCGACACGGTTTCACCCTTGAGGACCGTGTCGACGATCTCCCGCGGTGGATCTTTCCCGGGATCGACGGATACCGGGGCCGGCCCCGGATCCCGCACGAAGGGGTCGCCGAGGAAAAAGGCGAGGACCACGGCGGCGAGAACCGCGCCTGTGGCGACCAGTTTCTTTCGCATGCCTCGAATGCCTCCGGTCAGGCCCTGCTCCGGCCTTGGTAGTAGTTCGCGAACCCCGCAATCATTTATGTATCATGCAAATCATTTGTGTTACAAACAATAAATCATCACTCGCGAGGAGGGTTGCAACAGGTTGCGAGCCATTGGGCGCCCCTTCCTTACCATAGCCGCGGTCCTGCTGGGACTTGCGGCGATGTCGCCGGCTGCGGCCGCCGCCGCAAATCGCTACGACGTCTCCTATTTCTGGTCCCGGAGTCCCGCCGGCGTTCAGGACTACCGCGACCGGGTAGCCGGGGTGCTGGGGCCGGGAGTGACCGACCGTCTCAAGGTGGTTGCCGAGGGCGACCTGTTCGGCCTGGTCTACGCGCGCCATGGTGACCGCGCCGGGGCGACACGGGTCGCGAAAGTCCATACCCGACTGTTG
Coding sequences:
- a CDS encoding mechanosensitive ion channel family protein; translation: MIGDILQREFYHNRISEYLICLAIIVGGILAVRVFETFALRRLKAWAEKTSSTWDDFLVDRIHRTAIPLAWLGIVQAALRVLTLTPRVERIIDMAGIVLLTLLVIVFTVALVRYGFEEYMRKQGENASRDRALKGVVSLAKALVWITGVLFLLDNLGFRISTVVAGLGIGGIALALAAQAILGDLFGYFVILFDRPFEIGDFVVVGDHMGVIERFGIKTTRIASLDGEQIVVSNKDLTDSRVRNFKRMAKRRVAFRLGVTYQTPLERLREIPGIVADVFREIEGATLDRVHFFSYGDFSLIYEVVYYVDGNDYTRYMDVQQAANLRIYEEFGKRRIEFAYPTQTLYLTGT
- a CDS encoding peptidoglycan DD-metalloendopeptidase family protein, with product MRKKLVATGAVLAAVVLAFFLGDPFVRDPGPAPVSVDPGKDPPREIVDTVLKGETVSAIFEKHHLDIGELFRMRQASANVHPLKNISAGRPYTITLDPDNNVLSLAYHINDEEILRVVRSEPGFRADKVAIEYERRIGTLVGIVRSNLVSALPGGGESALLAIELSDIFSWDVDFNTDFRKGDTFRILVEERWLDGAFRKYGDILAAELSVDGHRYRAYRFEAGGRADYFDDEGKSMRKAFLKAPLSYRRISSGFTKRRMHPILKIARPHFGVDYAAPAGTPVSTVGDGTVVFAGYKGPNGNLVIVRHPNGYTTSYGHLSRIVKGIRRGAMVRQGDVIGKVGATGLATGPHLDFRIRRHGTFLDPLTVNLPHGGAVPPNRMADFRGVREAFAPSLAALIPILHVRAGSPGDSAP